A window of Pedobacter lusitanus contains these coding sequences:
- a CDS encoding YegP family protein: MGKFVITKRKNDEFQFNLKADNGQVILASEGYSAKAGCENGIASVQKNAPDDARYERKTSTNGKAYFNLKSTNGQIIGTSEMYESVAGRENGIESVKKNAPGASIDDQTV, translated from the coding sequence ATGGGAAAATTTGTGATTACAAAAAGAAAGAACGACGAATTTCAGTTCAATCTGAAAGCCGATAACGGACAGGTTATTCTGGCAAGTGAAGGCTATTCGGCAAAAGCAGGATGTGAAAATGGTATCGCATCGGTACAGAAAAATGCGCCTGATGATGCAAGGTATGAAAGAAAAACCTCTACAAATGGAAAAGCCTATTTTAATCTGAAGTCTACAAACGGACAAATTATCGGCACCAGTGAAATGTATGAGAGTGTAGCTGGCAGAGAGAACGGAATAGAATCCGTTAAGAAAAATGCGCCAGGTGCATCAATTGATGATCAGACTGTTTAA
- a CDS encoding glycoside hydrolase family 88 protein, which produces MKPKINLTLALATLLCLNTTVNAQQVNVARALVPAEKQVNLLLEKSEAAIAKDTKLIAPRTLENGQLKLVAGRDWTSGFFSGMLWYLYELTKDPKWLAPAREFTQKLAPQQYNTGTHDLGFMVYCSFGNGYRLTKDTSYKAVIIQAAKSLSKRYNPVAGVIRSWDHNADKWQFPVIIDNMMNLELLFEATKLTGDSSFYKIAVSHANTTLKNHFRKDYSSFHVVDYNPQTGDVKWKGTAQGLADTSAWARGQAWALYGYTMCYRETKDKTYLKQAEGIARFILTNPALPADKVPYWDYNDPQIPASPRDASAAAIVASGLYELSGYSKEGKNYRKTADQILNNLTAKYTSENRGNEGFILAHSTGHKPAKSEIDVPIIYADYYYLEALARSKSGVKF; this is translated from the coding sequence ATGAAACCGAAAATAAACTTAACCTTAGCCCTGGCTACCTTACTGTGTTTGAACACGACAGTAAATGCGCAGCAGGTAAATGTGGCCAGAGCATTGGTCCCGGCAGAAAAACAAGTGAACTTACTGCTTGAAAAATCTGAAGCAGCAATAGCTAAAGATACAAAGCTGATTGCTCCGCGAACGCTGGAAAATGGCCAGTTAAAATTGGTGGCCGGCCGCGACTGGACAAGTGGCTTTTTCTCGGGGATGCTTTGGTATCTGTATGAACTGACCAAAGATCCGAAATGGCTGGCGCCGGCCAGAGAGTTTACTCAAAAACTTGCACCGCAACAGTACAATACAGGAACTCATGATCTGGGTTTTATGGTATACTGCAGTTTTGGTAATGGTTACCGTTTAACAAAAGATACGAGTTATAAAGCCGTGATTATACAGGCTGCAAAAAGTCTTTCCAAAAGATATAATCCGGTAGCAGGAGTCATTCGTTCATGGGATCATAATGCTGATAAATGGCAGTTTCCTGTTATTATTGATAACATGATGAACCTGGAATTATTATTTGAAGCGACTAAATTAACAGGCGATTCTTCATTTTATAAAATAGCCGTCAGCCATGCGAATACTACACTCAAAAATCACTTCCGTAAAGATTACAGCTCTTTTCATGTGGTTGATTATAATCCGCAAACTGGTGATGTAAAATGGAAAGGTACTGCTCAGGGACTGGCTGATACTTCGGCCTGGGCACGCGGACAAGCCTGGGCCTTATACGGCTATACGATGTGTTATCGTGAAACCAAAGACAAAACTTATTTAAAACAGGCGGAGGGTATTGCCAGATTTATTCTGACTAACCCGGCACTGCCTGCTGATAAGGTGCCTTACTGGGATTATAACGATCCTCAGATTCCTGCCTCGCCAAGGGATGCTTCGGCTGCTGCCATTGTAGCTTCGGGGTTATATGAGTTGAGCGGCTACAGTAAAGAAGGCAAAAATTACAGAAAAACTGCTGATCAGATACTGAATAACCTGACAGCAAAATATACCAGTGAAAACAGAGGTAATGAAGGTTTTATACTGGCACATAGCACGGGACATAAGCCAGCAAAGTCTGAAATAGATGTGCCTATTATCTATGCTGATTATTATTATTTAGAGGCATTAGCCAGAAGTAAAAGCGGGGTTAAATTTTAA